A section of the Gallus gallus isolate bGalGal1 chromosome 4, bGalGal1.mat.broiler.GRCg7b, whole genome shotgun sequence genome encodes:
- the EXOC1 gene encoding exocyst complex component 1 isoform X8: MTAIKHALQRDIFTPNDERLLSIVNVCKAGKKKRNCFLCATVTTERPVQVNVVKVKKSDKGDFYKRQTAWALRDLAVVDAKDAVKENPEFDLHFDKVYKWVASSAVEKNTFISCIWKLNQRYLRKKIDFINVSSQLLEESVPSGENQSVAGGDEEAVDEYQELNAREEQDIEIMMEGCEYAISNAEAFAEKLSRELQVLDGANIQSIMASEKQVNILMKLLDEALKEVDQIEIKLSSYEEMLQSVKEQMDQISESNYLIHLSYTNNVKLLSEIEFLVNHMDLAKGHIKALQEGDLTSSRGIEACTNAADALLQCMNVALHPGHDMLHAVKQQQQRFSDLREQFARRLTNHLNSVFVQQGHDQSSTLAQHSVELTLPNHHPFHRDLLRYAKLMEWLKNTDYGKYEGLTKNYMDYLSRLYEREIKDFFEVAKIKMTGTTKEGKKFGLHGSSGKLTGSTSSLNKLSVQSSGNRRSQSSSLLDMGNMSASDLDVADRTKFDKIFEQVLSELEPLCLAEQDFISKFFKLQQHQSISGTTTNETEEMDGGNLSRSYIPGVPQTVSSEKDMIRQMMTKIFRCIEPELNNLIALGDKIDSFNSLYMLVKMSHHVWTAQNVDPASFLSTTLGNVLVTVKRNFDKCISNQMKQMDEVKISKKSKVGILPFVAEFEEFAALAESIFKNAERRGDLDKAYTKLIRAVFISVEKVANESQKTPRDVVMMENFHHIFATLSRLKISCLEAEKKEAKLKYTEHLQSYVVYSLGQPLEKLNHFFEGVEARVAQGIREEEVSYQLAFNKQELRKVIKEYPGKEVKKGLDNLYKKVDKHLCEEENLLQVVWHSMQDEFIRQYKHFEGLIARCYPGSGITMEFTIQDILDYCSSIAQSH; the protein is encoded by the exons ATGACTGCAATCAAGCATGCTTTACAGAGGGATATTTTCACTCCCAATGATGAACGCTTACTGAGCATTGTAAATGTATGCAAAGCaggcaaaaagaagagaaactgttTTTTGTGTGCCACAG TGACAACAGAACGACCGGTGCAAGTAAATGTggtaaaagtgaaaaaatctGACAAGGGAGATTTCTACAAACGGCAGACTGCGTGGGCACTTCGAGACCTTGCTGTTGTTGATGCCAAAGATGCTGTTAAA GAGAATCCTGAGTTTGATTTGCATTTTGACAAAGTATACAAATGGGTTGCAAGCAGCGCAGTGGAGAAGAACACCTTCATTTCATGTATCTGGAAACTCAATCAGAGAtaccttagaaaaaaaattgactttATTAATGTTAGTTCACAACTTTTGGAAG AATCAGTTCCAAGTGGAGAGAATCAAAGTGTAGCAGGAGGTGATGAAGAGGCGGTGGATGAATACCAGGAATTAAATGCAAGAGAAGAACAGGATATTGAAATAATGATGGAAGGGTGTGAATACGCAATCTCTAATGCTGAAGCCTTTGCAGAGAAGTTGTCTAGAGAGCTGCAAGTTCTAGATGGG GCAAATATCCAGTCAATTATGGCCTCAGAGAAACAGGTGAATATCTTGATGAAGTTGCTGGATGAAGCTCTAAAGGAAGTTGACCAAATTGAGATAAAATTAAGCAGTTATGAAGAAATGCTTCAGAGTGTAAAAGAACAAATGGATCAAATTTCAGAAAGTAACTACCTAATCCATCTCAGCTACACAAATAATGTGAAACTACTGTCAGAGATAGAGTTCTTAGTG AATCACATGGATTTGGCTAAAGGTCACATAAAGGCCCTTCAGGAAGGAGATCTGACATCTTCTCGAGGCATTGAGGCCTGTACTAATGCAGCAGATGCCCTTCTGCAGTGTATGAATGTAGCTCTTCACCCAG gacATGATATGCTTCATGCAgtcaaacagcaacagcagcgaTTTAGTGACTTGCGTGAGCAGTTTGCACGGAGACTTACCAACCATTTGAACAGCGTATTTGTTCAGCAG GGTCACGATCAGAGTTCTACTCTTGCTCAGCACTCTGTTGAGTTGACATTACCCAATCACCATCCATTTCACAGAGATTTGCTTCGCTATGCAAAACTCATGGAGTGGCTCAAGAACACAGATTATGGAAAATATGAAGGGTTAACAAAG aatTACATGGATTATTTATCACGTCTAtatgaaagggaaataaaagatttctttGAAGTTGCCAAGATCAAGATGACAGGCACAaccaaagaaggaaaaaagtttg GTCTTCATGGAAGCTCTGGAAAATTGACTGGGTCCACTTCTAGCCTAAATAAACTCTCTGTTCAGAGTTCAGGAAATCGTAGGTCTCAGTCATCCTCACTGTTGGATATGGGAAACATGTCTGCTTCTGATCTTGATGTGGCTGATAGAACAAAATTTGATAAG ATTTTTGAGCAAGTATTAAGTGAACTAGAGCCCCTATGTCTGGCAGAACAGGACTTCATTAGTAAATTTTTCAAACTACAGCAGCATCAGAGCATCTCAGGAACAACAACG aatgaaacagaggaaatggATGGAGGAAATTTATCTCGTTCATACATTCCTGGTGTTCCACAGACAGTATCATCTGA GAAGGACATGATCCGACAAATGATGACAAAAATATTTCGTTGTATTGAACCTGAGCTGAACAATCTTATAGCACTGGGGGACAAGATTGATAGCTTTAATTCCCTTTATATGTTAGTTAAGATGAGCCATCACGTGTGGACTGCACAAAATGTGGACCCAGCTTCCTTTCTCAGCACAACACTTGGAAATGTTTTGGTGACTGTCAAAAGGAACTTTGATAAATGCATT AGCAATCAAATGAAACAGATGGATGAAGTAAAAATCTCAAAGAAAAGTAAAGTTGGGATCCTTCCATTTGTTGCTGAATTTGAAGAGTTTGCAGCCCTTGCTGAATCAATTTTCAAAAATGCAGAACGACGAGGAGATCTGGATAAAGCATATACAAAACTTATTAGAGCTGTTTTTATCAGCG TTGAAAAAGTAGCTAATGAAAGCCAGAAAAcacccagagatgtggtgatGATGGAGAATTTCCATCATATTTTTGCAACGCTTTCTCGGTTGAAAATTTCTTGTCTTGAAGctgagaaaaaagaagccaaacTGAAATACACTGAACATCTTCAGTCTTACGTAGTCTACTCACTTGGGCAGCCTCTTGAGAAATTAAAT CATTTCTTTGAAGGTGTTGAAGCTCGTGTGGCCCAAGGTATACGAGAAGAAGAAGTAAGCTATCAACTGGCTTTTAATAAACAAGAGCTTCGTAAAGTTATAAAGGAGTATCCTGGCAAAGAAGTCAAGAAGGGATTGGATAATCTTTACAAGAAGGTAGACAAACAtctctgtgaagaagaaaacttACTTCAG GTTGTGTGGCATTCAATGCAAGATGAGTTCATACGACAGTACAAGCACTTTGAAGGGCTGATAGCTCGCTGCTATCCTGGATCAGGAATTACTATGGAATTCACTATACAGGATATTTTAGACTACTGCTCCAGTATTGCACAATCTCATTAA
- the EXOC1 gene encoding exocyst complex component 1 isoform X6, protein MTAIKHALQRDIFTPNDERLLSIVNVCKAGKKKRNCFLCATVTTERPVQVNVVKVKKSDKGDFYKRQTAWALRDLAVVDAKDAVKENPEFDLHFDKVYKWVASSAVEKNTFISCIWKLNQRYLRKKIDFINVSSQLLEESVPSGENQSVAGGDEEAVDEYQELNAREEQDIEIMMEGCEYAISNAEAFAEKLSRELQVLDGANIQSIMASEKQVNILMKLLDEALKEVDQIEIKLSSYEEMLQSVKEQMDQISESNYLIHLSYTNNVKLLSEIEFLVNHMDLAKGHIKALQEGDLTSSRGIEACTNAADALLQCMNVALHPGHDMLHAVKQQQQRFSDLREQFARRLTNHLNSVFVQQGHDQSSTLAQHSVELTLPNHHPFHRDLLRYAKLMEWLKNTDYGKYEGLTKNYMDYLSRLYEREIKDFFEVAKIKMTGTTKEGKKFATLPRKESAVKQETESLHGSSGKLTGSTSSLNKLSVQSSGNRRSQSSSLLDMGNMSASDLDVADRTKFDKIFEQVLSELEPLCLAEQDFISKFFKLQQHQSISGTTTNETEEMDGGNLSRSYIPGVPQTVSSEKDMIRQMMTKIFRCIEPELNNLIALGDKIDSFNSLYMLVKMSHHVWTAQNVDPASFLSTTLGNVLVTVKRNFDKCISNQMKQMDEVKISKKSKVGILPFVAEFEEFAALAESIFKNAERRGDLDKAYTKLIRAVFISVEKVANESQKTPRDVVMMENFHHIFATLSRLKISCLEAEKKEAKLKYTEHLQSYVVYSLGQPLEKLNHFFEGVEARVAQGIREEEVSYQLAFNKQELRKVIKEYPGKEVKKGLDNLYKKVDKHLCEEENLLQVVWHSMQDEFIRQYKHFEGLIARCYPGSGITMEFTIQDILDYCSSIAQSH, encoded by the exons ATGACTGCAATCAAGCATGCTTTACAGAGGGATATTTTCACTCCCAATGATGAACGCTTACTGAGCATTGTAAATGTATGCAAAGCaggcaaaaagaagagaaactgttTTTTGTGTGCCACAG TGACAACAGAACGACCGGTGCAAGTAAATGTggtaaaagtgaaaaaatctGACAAGGGAGATTTCTACAAACGGCAGACTGCGTGGGCACTTCGAGACCTTGCTGTTGTTGATGCCAAAGATGCTGTTAAA GAGAATCCTGAGTTTGATTTGCATTTTGACAAAGTATACAAATGGGTTGCAAGCAGCGCAGTGGAGAAGAACACCTTCATTTCATGTATCTGGAAACTCAATCAGAGAtaccttagaaaaaaaattgactttATTAATGTTAGTTCACAACTTTTGGAAG AATCAGTTCCAAGTGGAGAGAATCAAAGTGTAGCAGGAGGTGATGAAGAGGCGGTGGATGAATACCAGGAATTAAATGCAAGAGAAGAACAGGATATTGAAATAATGATGGAAGGGTGTGAATACGCAATCTCTAATGCTGAAGCCTTTGCAGAGAAGTTGTCTAGAGAGCTGCAAGTTCTAGATGGG GCAAATATCCAGTCAATTATGGCCTCAGAGAAACAGGTGAATATCTTGATGAAGTTGCTGGATGAAGCTCTAAAGGAAGTTGACCAAATTGAGATAAAATTAAGCAGTTATGAAGAAATGCTTCAGAGTGTAAAAGAACAAATGGATCAAATTTCAGAAAGTAACTACCTAATCCATCTCAGCTACACAAATAATGTGAAACTACTGTCAGAGATAGAGTTCTTAGTG AATCACATGGATTTGGCTAAAGGTCACATAAAGGCCCTTCAGGAAGGAGATCTGACATCTTCTCGAGGCATTGAGGCCTGTACTAATGCAGCAGATGCCCTTCTGCAGTGTATGAATGTAGCTCTTCACCCAG gacATGATATGCTTCATGCAgtcaaacagcaacagcagcgaTTTAGTGACTTGCGTGAGCAGTTTGCACGGAGACTTACCAACCATTTGAACAGCGTATTTGTTCAGCAG GGTCACGATCAGAGTTCTACTCTTGCTCAGCACTCTGTTGAGTTGACATTACCCAATCACCATCCATTTCACAGAGATTTGCTTCGCTATGCAAAACTCATGGAGTGGCTCAAGAACACAGATTATGGAAAATATGAAGGGTTAACAAAG aatTACATGGATTATTTATCACGTCTAtatgaaagggaaataaaagatttctttGAAGTTGCCAAGATCAAGATGACAGGCACAaccaaagaaggaaaaaagtttg CTACACTGCCTCGAAAAGAAAGTGCTGTCAAACAGGAAACTGAGA GTCTTCATGGAAGCTCTGGAAAATTGACTGGGTCCACTTCTAGCCTAAATAAACTCTCTGTTCAGAGTTCAGGAAATCGTAGGTCTCAGTCATCCTCACTGTTGGATATGGGAAACATGTCTGCTTCTGATCTTGATGTGGCTGATAGAACAAAATTTGATAAG ATTTTTGAGCAAGTATTAAGTGAACTAGAGCCCCTATGTCTGGCAGAACAGGACTTCATTAGTAAATTTTTCAAACTACAGCAGCATCAGAGCATCTCAGGAACAACAACG aatgaaacagaggaaatggATGGAGGAAATTTATCTCGTTCATACATTCCTGGTGTTCCACAGACAGTATCATCTGA GAAGGACATGATCCGACAAATGATGACAAAAATATTTCGTTGTATTGAACCTGAGCTGAACAATCTTATAGCACTGGGGGACAAGATTGATAGCTTTAATTCCCTTTATATGTTAGTTAAGATGAGCCATCACGTGTGGACTGCACAAAATGTGGACCCAGCTTCCTTTCTCAGCACAACACTTGGAAATGTTTTGGTGACTGTCAAAAGGAACTTTGATAAATGCATT AGCAATCAAATGAAACAGATGGATGAAGTAAAAATCTCAAAGAAAAGTAAAGTTGGGATCCTTCCATTTGTTGCTGAATTTGAAGAGTTTGCAGCCCTTGCTGAATCAATTTTCAAAAATGCAGAACGACGAGGAGATCTGGATAAAGCATATACAAAACTTATTAGAGCTGTTTTTATCAGCG TTGAAAAAGTAGCTAATGAAAGCCAGAAAAcacccagagatgtggtgatGATGGAGAATTTCCATCATATTTTTGCAACGCTTTCTCGGTTGAAAATTTCTTGTCTTGAAGctgagaaaaaagaagccaaacTGAAATACACTGAACATCTTCAGTCTTACGTAGTCTACTCACTTGGGCAGCCTCTTGAGAAATTAAAT CATTTCTTTGAAGGTGTTGAAGCTCGTGTGGCCCAAGGTATACGAGAAGAAGAAGTAAGCTATCAACTGGCTTTTAATAAACAAGAGCTTCGTAAAGTTATAAAGGAGTATCCTGGCAAAGAAGTCAAGAAGGGATTGGATAATCTTTACAAGAAGGTAGACAAACAtctctgtgaagaagaaaacttACTTCAG GTTGTGTGGCATTCAATGCAAGATGAGTTCATACGACAGTACAAGCACTTTGAAGGGCTGATAGCTCGCTGCTATCCTGGATCAGGAATTACTATGGAATTCACTATACAGGATATTTTAGACTACTGCTCCAGTATTGCACAATCTCATTAA
- the EXOC1 gene encoding exocyst complex component 1 isoform X4 — protein MTAIKHALQRDIFTPNDERLLSIVNVCKAGKKKRNCFLCATVTTERPVQVNVVKVKKSDKGDFYKRQTAWALRDLAVVDAKDAVKENPEFDLHFDKVYKWVASSAVEKNTFISCIWKLNQRYLRKKIDFINVSSQLLEELPKVAEESVPSGENQSVAGGDEEAVDEYQELNAREEQDIEIMMEGCEYAISNAEAFAEKLSRELQVLDGANIQSIMASEKQVNILMKLLDEALKEVDQIEIKLSSYEEMLQSVKEQMDQISESNYLIHLSYTNNVKLLSEIEFLVNHMDLAKGHIKALQEGDLTSSRGIEACTNAADALLQCMNVALHPGHDMLHAVKQQQQRFSDLREQFARRLTNHLNSVFVQQGHDQSSTLAQHSVELTLPNHHPFHRDLLRYAKLMEWLKNTDYGKYEGLTKNYMDYLSRLYEREIKDFFEVAKIKMTGTTKEGKKFATLPRKESAVKQETESLHGSSGKLTGSTSSLNKLSVQSSGNRRSQSSSLLDMGNMSASDLDVADRTKFDKIFEQVLSELEPLCLAEQDFISKFFKLQQHQSISGTTTNETEEMDGGNLSRSYIPGVPQTVSSEKDMIRQMMTKIFRCIEPELNNLIALGDKIDSFNSLYMLVKMSHHVWTAQNVDPASFLSTTLGNVLVTVKRNFDKCISNQMKQMDEVKISKKSKVGILPFVAEFEEFAALAESIFKNAERRGDLDKAYTKLIRAVFISVEKVANESQKTPRDVVMMENFHHIFATLSRLKISCLEAEKKEAKLKYTEHLQSYVVYSLGQPLEKLNHFFEGVEARVAQGIREEEVSYQLAFNKQELRKVIKEYPGKEVKKGLDNLYKKVDKHLCEEENLLQVVWHSMQDEFIRQYKHFEGLIARCYPGSGITMEFTIQDILDYCSSIAQSH, from the exons ATGACTGCAATCAAGCATGCTTTACAGAGGGATATTTTCACTCCCAATGATGAACGCTTACTGAGCATTGTAAATGTATGCAAAGCaggcaaaaagaagagaaactgttTTTTGTGTGCCACAG TGACAACAGAACGACCGGTGCAAGTAAATGTggtaaaagtgaaaaaatctGACAAGGGAGATTTCTACAAACGGCAGACTGCGTGGGCACTTCGAGACCTTGCTGTTGTTGATGCCAAAGATGCTGTTAAA GAGAATCCTGAGTTTGATTTGCATTTTGACAAAGTATACAAATGGGTTGCAAGCAGCGCAGTGGAGAAGAACACCTTCATTTCATGTATCTGGAAACTCAATCAGAGAtaccttagaaaaaaaattgactttATTAATGTTAGTTCACAACTTTTGGAAG AACTGCCTAAAGTCGCAGAAG AATCAGTTCCAAGTGGAGAGAATCAAAGTGTAGCAGGAGGTGATGAAGAGGCGGTGGATGAATACCAGGAATTAAATGCAAGAGAAGAACAGGATATTGAAATAATGATGGAAGGGTGTGAATACGCAATCTCTAATGCTGAAGCCTTTGCAGAGAAGTTGTCTAGAGAGCTGCAAGTTCTAGATGGG GCAAATATCCAGTCAATTATGGCCTCAGAGAAACAGGTGAATATCTTGATGAAGTTGCTGGATGAAGCTCTAAAGGAAGTTGACCAAATTGAGATAAAATTAAGCAGTTATGAAGAAATGCTTCAGAGTGTAAAAGAACAAATGGATCAAATTTCAGAAAGTAACTACCTAATCCATCTCAGCTACACAAATAATGTGAAACTACTGTCAGAGATAGAGTTCTTAGTG AATCACATGGATTTGGCTAAAGGTCACATAAAGGCCCTTCAGGAAGGAGATCTGACATCTTCTCGAGGCATTGAGGCCTGTACTAATGCAGCAGATGCCCTTCTGCAGTGTATGAATGTAGCTCTTCACCCAG gacATGATATGCTTCATGCAgtcaaacagcaacagcagcgaTTTAGTGACTTGCGTGAGCAGTTTGCACGGAGACTTACCAACCATTTGAACAGCGTATTTGTTCAGCAG GGTCACGATCAGAGTTCTACTCTTGCTCAGCACTCTGTTGAGTTGACATTACCCAATCACCATCCATTTCACAGAGATTTGCTTCGCTATGCAAAACTCATGGAGTGGCTCAAGAACACAGATTATGGAAAATATGAAGGGTTAACAAAG aatTACATGGATTATTTATCACGTCTAtatgaaagggaaataaaagatttctttGAAGTTGCCAAGATCAAGATGACAGGCACAaccaaagaaggaaaaaagtttg CTACACTGCCTCGAAAAGAAAGTGCTGTCAAACAGGAAACTGAGA GTCTTCATGGAAGCTCTGGAAAATTGACTGGGTCCACTTCTAGCCTAAATAAACTCTCTGTTCAGAGTTCAGGAAATCGTAGGTCTCAGTCATCCTCACTGTTGGATATGGGAAACATGTCTGCTTCTGATCTTGATGTGGCTGATAGAACAAAATTTGATAAG ATTTTTGAGCAAGTATTAAGTGAACTAGAGCCCCTATGTCTGGCAGAACAGGACTTCATTAGTAAATTTTTCAAACTACAGCAGCATCAGAGCATCTCAGGAACAACAACG aatgaaacagaggaaatggATGGAGGAAATTTATCTCGTTCATACATTCCTGGTGTTCCACAGACAGTATCATCTGA GAAGGACATGATCCGACAAATGATGACAAAAATATTTCGTTGTATTGAACCTGAGCTGAACAATCTTATAGCACTGGGGGACAAGATTGATAGCTTTAATTCCCTTTATATGTTAGTTAAGATGAGCCATCACGTGTGGACTGCACAAAATGTGGACCCAGCTTCCTTTCTCAGCACAACACTTGGAAATGTTTTGGTGACTGTCAAAAGGAACTTTGATAAATGCATT AGCAATCAAATGAAACAGATGGATGAAGTAAAAATCTCAAAGAAAAGTAAAGTTGGGATCCTTCCATTTGTTGCTGAATTTGAAGAGTTTGCAGCCCTTGCTGAATCAATTTTCAAAAATGCAGAACGACGAGGAGATCTGGATAAAGCATATACAAAACTTATTAGAGCTGTTTTTATCAGCG TTGAAAAAGTAGCTAATGAAAGCCAGAAAAcacccagagatgtggtgatGATGGAGAATTTCCATCATATTTTTGCAACGCTTTCTCGGTTGAAAATTTCTTGTCTTGAAGctgagaaaaaagaagccaaacTGAAATACACTGAACATCTTCAGTCTTACGTAGTCTACTCACTTGGGCAGCCTCTTGAGAAATTAAAT CATTTCTTTGAAGGTGTTGAAGCTCGTGTGGCCCAAGGTATACGAGAAGAAGAAGTAAGCTATCAACTGGCTTTTAATAAACAAGAGCTTCGTAAAGTTATAAAGGAGTATCCTGGCAAAGAAGTCAAGAAGGGATTGGATAATCTTTACAAGAAGGTAGACAAACAtctctgtgaagaagaaaacttACTTCAG GTTGTGTGGCATTCAATGCAAGATGAGTTCATACGACAGTACAAGCACTTTGAAGGGCTGATAGCTCGCTGCTATCCTGGATCAGGAATTACTATGGAATTCACTATACAGGATATTTTAGACTACTGCTCCAGTATTGCACAATCTCATTAA
- the EXOC1 gene encoding exocyst complex component 1 isoform X7: MTAIKHALQRDIFTPNDERLLSIVNVCKAGKKKRNCFLCATVTTERPVQVNVVKVKKSDKGDFYKRQTAWALRDLAVVDAKDAVKENPEFDLHFDKVYKWVASSAVEKNTFISCIWKLNQRYLRKKIDFINVSSQLLEELPKVAEESVPSGENQSVAGGDEEAVDEYQELNAREEQDIEIMMEGCEYAISNAEAFAEKLSRELQVLDGANIQSIMASEKQVNILMKLLDEALKEVDQIEIKLSSYEEMLQSVKEQMDQISESNYLIHLSYTNNVKLLSEIEFLVNHMDLAKGHIKALQEGDLTSSRGIEACTNAADALLQCMNVALHPGHDMLHAVKQQQQRFSDLREQFARRLTNHLNSVFVQQGHDQSSTLAQHSVELTLPNHHPFHRDLLRYAKLMEWLKNTDYGKYEGLTKNYMDYLSRLYEREIKDFFEVAKIKMTGTTKEGKKFGLHGSSGKLTGSTSSLNKLSVQSSGNRRSQSSSLLDMGNMSASDLDVADRTKFDKIFEQVLSELEPLCLAEQDFISKFFKLQQHQSISGTTTNETEEMDGGNLSRSYIPGVPQTVSSEKDMIRQMMTKIFRCIEPELNNLIALGDKIDSFNSLYMLVKMSHHVWTAQNVDPASFLSTTLGNVLVTVKRNFDKCISNQMKQMDEVKISKKSKVGILPFVAEFEEFAALAESIFKNAERRGDLDKAYTKLIRAVFISVEKVANESQKTPRDVVMMENFHHIFATLSRLKISCLEAEKKEAKLKYTEHLQSYVVYSLGQPLEKLNHFFEGVEARVAQGIREEEVSYQLAFNKQELRKVIKEYPGKEVKKGLDNLYKKVDKHLCEEENLLQVVWHSMQDEFIRQYKHFEGLIARCYPGSGITMEFTIQDILDYCSSIAQSH, from the exons ATGACTGCAATCAAGCATGCTTTACAGAGGGATATTTTCACTCCCAATGATGAACGCTTACTGAGCATTGTAAATGTATGCAAAGCaggcaaaaagaagagaaactgttTTTTGTGTGCCACAG TGACAACAGAACGACCGGTGCAAGTAAATGTggtaaaagtgaaaaaatctGACAAGGGAGATTTCTACAAACGGCAGACTGCGTGGGCACTTCGAGACCTTGCTGTTGTTGATGCCAAAGATGCTGTTAAA GAGAATCCTGAGTTTGATTTGCATTTTGACAAAGTATACAAATGGGTTGCAAGCAGCGCAGTGGAGAAGAACACCTTCATTTCATGTATCTGGAAACTCAATCAGAGAtaccttagaaaaaaaattgactttATTAATGTTAGTTCACAACTTTTGGAAG AACTGCCTAAAGTCGCAGAAG AATCAGTTCCAAGTGGAGAGAATCAAAGTGTAGCAGGAGGTGATGAAGAGGCGGTGGATGAATACCAGGAATTAAATGCAAGAGAAGAACAGGATATTGAAATAATGATGGAAGGGTGTGAATACGCAATCTCTAATGCTGAAGCCTTTGCAGAGAAGTTGTCTAGAGAGCTGCAAGTTCTAGATGGG GCAAATATCCAGTCAATTATGGCCTCAGAGAAACAGGTGAATATCTTGATGAAGTTGCTGGATGAAGCTCTAAAGGAAGTTGACCAAATTGAGATAAAATTAAGCAGTTATGAAGAAATGCTTCAGAGTGTAAAAGAACAAATGGATCAAATTTCAGAAAGTAACTACCTAATCCATCTCAGCTACACAAATAATGTGAAACTACTGTCAGAGATAGAGTTCTTAGTG AATCACATGGATTTGGCTAAAGGTCACATAAAGGCCCTTCAGGAAGGAGATCTGACATCTTCTCGAGGCATTGAGGCCTGTACTAATGCAGCAGATGCCCTTCTGCAGTGTATGAATGTAGCTCTTCACCCAG gacATGATATGCTTCATGCAgtcaaacagcaacagcagcgaTTTAGTGACTTGCGTGAGCAGTTTGCACGGAGACTTACCAACCATTTGAACAGCGTATTTGTTCAGCAG GGTCACGATCAGAGTTCTACTCTTGCTCAGCACTCTGTTGAGTTGACATTACCCAATCACCATCCATTTCACAGAGATTTGCTTCGCTATGCAAAACTCATGGAGTGGCTCAAGAACACAGATTATGGAAAATATGAAGGGTTAACAAAG aatTACATGGATTATTTATCACGTCTAtatgaaagggaaataaaagatttctttGAAGTTGCCAAGATCAAGATGACAGGCACAaccaaagaaggaaaaaagtttg GTCTTCATGGAAGCTCTGGAAAATTGACTGGGTCCACTTCTAGCCTAAATAAACTCTCTGTTCAGAGTTCAGGAAATCGTAGGTCTCAGTCATCCTCACTGTTGGATATGGGAAACATGTCTGCTTCTGATCTTGATGTGGCTGATAGAACAAAATTTGATAAG ATTTTTGAGCAAGTATTAAGTGAACTAGAGCCCCTATGTCTGGCAGAACAGGACTTCATTAGTAAATTTTTCAAACTACAGCAGCATCAGAGCATCTCAGGAACAACAACG aatgaaacagaggaaatggATGGAGGAAATTTATCTCGTTCATACATTCCTGGTGTTCCACAGACAGTATCATCTGA GAAGGACATGATCCGACAAATGATGACAAAAATATTTCGTTGTATTGAACCTGAGCTGAACAATCTTATAGCACTGGGGGACAAGATTGATAGCTTTAATTCCCTTTATATGTTAGTTAAGATGAGCCATCACGTGTGGACTGCACAAAATGTGGACCCAGCTTCCTTTCTCAGCACAACACTTGGAAATGTTTTGGTGACTGTCAAAAGGAACTTTGATAAATGCATT AGCAATCAAATGAAACAGATGGATGAAGTAAAAATCTCAAAGAAAAGTAAAGTTGGGATCCTTCCATTTGTTGCTGAATTTGAAGAGTTTGCAGCCCTTGCTGAATCAATTTTCAAAAATGCAGAACGACGAGGAGATCTGGATAAAGCATATACAAAACTTATTAGAGCTGTTTTTATCAGCG TTGAAAAAGTAGCTAATGAAAGCCAGAAAAcacccagagatgtggtgatGATGGAGAATTTCCATCATATTTTTGCAACGCTTTCTCGGTTGAAAATTTCTTGTCTTGAAGctgagaaaaaagaagccaaacTGAAATACACTGAACATCTTCAGTCTTACGTAGTCTACTCACTTGGGCAGCCTCTTGAGAAATTAAAT CATTTCTTTGAAGGTGTTGAAGCTCGTGTGGCCCAAGGTATACGAGAAGAAGAAGTAAGCTATCAACTGGCTTTTAATAAACAAGAGCTTCGTAAAGTTATAAAGGAGTATCCTGGCAAAGAAGTCAAGAAGGGATTGGATAATCTTTACAAGAAGGTAGACAAACAtctctgtgaagaagaaaacttACTTCAG GTTGTGTGGCATTCAATGCAAGATGAGTTCATACGACAGTACAAGCACTTTGAAGGGCTGATAGCTCGCTGCTATCCTGGATCAGGAATTACTATGGAATTCACTATACAGGATATTTTAGACTACTGCTCCAGTATTGCACAATCTCATTAA